CCCACCTCCATACAGTCACCTGCCTCCATTGCTGCTCTTGCCCCCTGGGGAgttgtggaggacaggagagtggcaggctagagcatCTTGACACTCTAGACTcccactctcctgtcctccactcttcctcttccactccatttgcCCCTTTCTTTCCAAATCCATGGAATGGACAGGGAGGCGGCTGCATGTCAttggataaggggggggggtgatatttGGTGCACTGCCTCAGTGCAGGTCTTGGGCCAGCAATGCTGTGGAGGTGATGGCATTACTTGGGAAGGGGCCTATAGAACCACCAGGATACCtgccttttcccccctcaaagaTACCTTATTATCAATGTTGCAATCTGTCGAAGCACATCTTCTGCCATTCTGCTGGTCTTCATGCCTACCATAAGACATGATCCATGCGGATTCTTTCATTTTGTATCAAAGCCTTTTTTTACTTggaaatatgtatgtatatattatacgagatataaatatatattaacaaaACACAATTGCATGCCAGTTGGTGGTTGTCATGCAAAAGACTTGTTAAATGTTTGATACTGATGTTTTGCTACCATGTATCGGCTGCAGAAAACTGCCTGGGTCTGCATCCCCACCGAGAAATTTTGTATTTCAGTATTATGTGTACTTTTTTTGTCAGATTTGTTTAATCTTTATAAACAGACCCTCaaataaatgaatttaaaaagaggaaaaaagtggTCTTGGAAGTTATAAAGCTGATGCCACAAGACAAGGTGAGGGCTGCTCACTTAGACtacatttaaaacacacacacacacacacacacacacactcacacacacttggCTATATTTCAGAAGgccaggtctatcaatggctcaacactgtgccagctaAATGGAATAGAGGAGCAGTATATCCATGTAGGAGGAAAGAGCGGGGAGAAGGTTGAGGTGGGTTTCTTAGAAGCAGCTGATTGGTCACCACTGACAGCAGAAAAAATGGGCTAGTGATTTAGACCTGATTTAGAAGGGCTCTTCTGATTAGAAGTGACAGCTTCATGGAGAAAAGAGGCCTATCATTGGCTATGGCCATAAGAGCTCCACCTCCATGGAACCTCCATATCCAGAGACAGCATGCCACAGAATACCTGCTGCTGGAGGAGCGGCAAAGGAGGTAAATGCCTTCAACCATTCTTGTTGGCTTCCTGCAGGGATCTGATTGACCAGTGTCGGAAAGCAAGAtgctgggcagggaggcaggcctGTCGGGGAACATGCCAAAGGCGCACCTGGAAGGCTCCACCACTGAATGTCCCCCAATTGGCCAGTaggaacacgggggggggggaaagctcctGCACAAGCCTTGCATGGGTGCTTCCTTTTCCCCCATGACCCTGCTGGCCAATGGGGGGCCTTGCAACTTCCAGTTATCAGCCTCACTGCTCATGTTAGGTAGTGGGTGGGCAAggtggaggtgggagcaaaagaaagctaggaggaggagagaaaaaaagttgGCTGGAGAGAAAGTTGTATGAAAGACTCCATCTGCATGCATGAGGGACCCCCCGGGGGGGGGTACCTCAGGGTCTGGCACAACCTGCCAGCAACACAGATGCTGGACTGGATAGTCCTTAGAGCTGATCCAGCAAGTTGGTTCCTAGACGGGTCTACCAGATACTAACAGCCAAGAGAAGCGGATGCAGCcttcagaggcagtatatctgaataccagttgctggagatAACAGTGGAGGACTTGGTGGACCACAATGGAACTAAtgactttggaggagagagagagagagagtgtgtgtgtgtgtgtgtgtgtgtgtgtgtgtgtgtgtgtgtgtgcgtgcgtgcgtgtgcatgtgtgtgaccTTTGGTTTCTATGGTCTCTGTGGAAGGAACTCAAGTAAGCACACCTTATCAAGCAAGGAAGCCTCTCAACAGCAGTACACCATAGCTAGGCACGTGGTACTCCTTAACCGTCCCTAGAAAAGCTTCTAGTAAAGGGTCAGCCAAAACTACATTTATAAGATTTAACTCACATATGGTGATGGGGCAAAACTGGCAACCCAAAGCTTGAACTGGATGCACACAATGggggattcatttttttttaatttaggacCAACCACTAGGTGCCTCTCTCCTGAGCCAGTCTGCCGTCTCCAGCAACTCTTCATTTATCCATTTcccaaacacctccccccccccacacacacacacacattggcaAAACTGCCACAGATCTGCTGCAAGTGATTGACGTGGCAGATTGGGGGAGTGGGAGTTCATTTTTGCTCACCCTACTCTGATATCAAGCTTGTTCATTGGTATGCAGACCAAGGAGACAGACACTGCTGTTGAGCTGGGCCTCTCTAGTCAATGTCTCTTCCATGTTCTACCATTCATttatttcagcccaatcctaaccaaccttccagtgccaatgcaactgcaatgcagccccgaggtaagggaacaaatgttcccttgccttgaggaggtccctgcatcagctctggaaaggtgGTTAAGACTGGACAATGTATTTATTTGCTGCTGTTCTGCCCATCAAGGACCCTGAAGGTGGTGCATGAAAGCaattaaagcaattaaaaaaataacaaccCAAAGAAATTTAGAACAATACTAAGCAACATGGAATAATTGAAAAATGAGGAGacaaaaacataataataataataataatagtagtagtagtagtagtagtagtagtagtacaggcatttatatactgcctttcttggtcatcagatttctcatcagactttaattcaaggcggtttacacaggcaggctgttctaaatccccgtagggatttttacaattgaagaaaggttctatctttcaagaaccacaacatttcagatggatcttttatggtctgtatcactttctggcctccagatccctcccacacaggctgacaagcagctccttcatctctccaagagcaggcggaataactcggctgggcttgtcagctgcttcaaggtctcgctgttcacagtgccggtggcctcgaactggcgaccttcggatgttatcttcaggcaaacagaggctcaaccctctagaccagaactcctgcccagATACAGATACAAGATCATCAACAGCAGCCACAGACAGAAAGctaaacagaacaaaaagtcTTAATTGCCCACTTGATGACTAGGGGTGACTGGGCCTCATGAAGGGGGGGGAGTTCCAAAGTTTGGGTGCTGCTATCATAAAAGTTCTGTCCCACCAAAAACACTTCAGTAGACAGCAGGACACAGCCACTCCTGATTGCAGTTTGTGAGCAGctccatgttggggggggggggggagagagagagagagagagagagagagagagagagagagagtccatcaGTATTAACACCTGCCACAGGTAATTGAGAGAAGCTCCAAAGCACCTTTTAGCATTACATGTGAAAAACAACTTCAGTATTCATATCTGTCAGTCTCCTGAAATACTGCTGTCAGCAGTGCAGGAGAATGAGTGCCTGGGATCATCACACAGGATATGGATAATCACATGTTTACACACACCTTTTTTCTCAGCCAGTTTAACTAAGTAAACTCTGAGCTGTCACAATTCTCACTCAATTAAATGGGGCAGCTTTTCACAAATTGAGATGGTAAGCAACTCTTAACTTGATCTGCTTTTAAGTGAAGAGCAGCTTATTCAGACCTGGGCTTAAGAAAGCTTAAGGTGTCTTAATAACAGGATCATCTTTGGGTTCCCAAATCACCCATGGTTTTATAAAGGTGGCATGCAGATTTTCAAGGTTGCTTCGCTGCAGGGTCTTCTTGGCCAGCACAGGTCCACAACTGCCTTGAAGCAGAAATGCAAGCTTCAGATGCCTCGCAATTTAACATGAAAAATGGAACCCCTGGACCTTTTGATGGGCCACAGTGGCCCTACCTGGCTCCACGGAGCATCTACACCTCAGTGGCTGTGCTCATGGGGACTTTGGTGATCTCAGCTTCCGTGGTGAACGGTTTAGTCATTGTGGTCTCCATTCGGTACAAGAAACTCCGTTTGCCTTTGAACTACATCCTGGTGAACTTGGCTGTGGCTGACCTCCTGGTCACCATCTTTGGAAGCACCATCAGCTTTGCCAACAATGTCAACGGCTTCTTCATATTTGGCCAAACAGCATGCAAGTTTGAAGGTTTCATGGTCTCCTTAACAGGTAAGACTGGTCCATGTCGCATTTTGCATTTAATGGTGGCCACACTTGTTTACATAGCACTTTGGGTGCACTTCAAGTGCTCCACACTGCCTCACTAATGTTTACAACAATCTTGCAGGGCAGATTGTGATTACCTGCCATATTGTAGATTCTAAGATGGAAGGATATCTGAAGCTGAGAAAAAAAGTTTACTATGgccacttagggtgcagtcctaaccaactctccagcactggcatagctgtgccagtggggcatgtgctgcatcctgcagttggggtgcagtcatggaggccccctcaaggtaaggcaatgtttgttcccttacctcggagttgcattgcccttatgtcagtgctagaaagtgggtgaggattgcagccttagtgacttTACAATGGGAAGAATGAAGGGGCAACATTGACCAAAAGTCTTCCCACTCTTCCTGTTTGGCAATCAATCCTTGTTGCTCATTTCAGGGATTGTGGGTCTATGGTCCTTGACCATAGTGGCCTTTGAGAGGTATCTAGTGGTCTGCAAACCTGTGGGTGATTTCCGGTTCCAGCAAAGCCATGCAGTGATTGGTTGCATTTTTACATGGACATGGTCATTAGTCTGGACAGTTCCCCCACTGCTTGGGTGGAGCAGCTACATTCCTGAAGGTAAGAGAGTTACAAACTCTTCAGTCAAATGCATATTACCAAAAATGGTAACAACAAAAAACTGAAGACAGATATGCTTTGATCTTCTGATAAGAGGAAGCTTCAAAGGATGAGGTCCTTGGGGAAGCTCTAATTTGCGAATGTCTTCATTTCCTAAATATTACCTGAAATGATTGATTAAAGACTTCAGGATTCTGGGGACTCAGAGCAAGtcttttcctttttctcatcATCTTGCTCTTTCTACCTTCAAATCTGGAGTGCAGCACATTAGTCAAAGGTTCCCATGTGCCCCTGCTCCATGTCTACTTGATGCCTTGCAGTTCTACTGATCCACTATCAATTGACCCTGGGCGAACCATTTACACAGCTCCATAGTTGTTGTCAGCCAAAAAGTTGTGTTCCCCCCATGCAAAGGATATGgttaataatacttagcatttaaaGACTTCTAAGCACAAAAAGTGTGTCATGTGTGTTACTATGATGTCAGCTAAGTAGTATACACCCATACTGCAAATAAGAAGCCACTTGCCTAAGACCACttcatgagttcatggcagaggccagCTTTGAACTGGGGAGGAAGAtccaactgacagcccagtctcttacagtgcaagcctatgcatgtctactcaaaagaaagcccattgtgttcaaatggggcttacttaggAATGTGTAGAATTGCACTATTTCCACTCTCTTGCTTCCTAGGCTTGAAAACATCCTGTGCACCCAATTGGTACTCAGGTGGCAGCAACAATAACAGCTACATCTTGGTCTTGTTTGTGACCTGCTTTGCAATGCCCCTCAGCATGATCCTCTTCTCCTACGCCAACTTGCTCATGACGCTGAGAGCTGTAAGTACCAGTGTGGTTGTGTGGGGTGTGTGCATTTTACATATTTTGCAAAGTTTTAAGTCCAAGTGGAACTTGCTTGCTGCAGATCTCTCTCAGTTTTAGAAAAGGGTTTCAGGAAGTGGGTACCAAGTTTCAAGATCATTCCTGTCAGGATCCTAGCAACAAAGGCAAGAATGACTAGAAGacgagcagcacaatcctatgcatgtctacccaaaagtaaggaccattcatttcaatgagactaattcccaggtaagtgtgcatgggattgcagcctagggcacTTGACCGCCTTGCCCAACATCCTACACCTGTGGAGGATTCATTCATACCCACCAAGAGTAATTGGAGAATGCAGATAACAACAGTAATTAAAAGTTGATCAACATGTTCACACTTACCCTTTGATGACTCTTCACAGAAGATacgtataaaccaggggtgtcaaatataaggcccgggggccggatacggctctcggctgctgagcagtgccgaggtgttactgctgcaagggcaatccacatgaaaattgggctctcttatatctttctcttctgtcagttgcagctaatgagttcctaagtgagaaaaagtgcttatttttggttaataacatcacttcctgcctaatgacatcacttctggcccttggcaggcatcatgaatgctgttctgcccttggtatgaaacgagtttgagaCCCATGATATAAACTGTCTCCATTGTATATTGTTTGAATTGACCATGGAAGTTCTATCTATGGTGATTAATCTGCATTGGCTTACTCAAACTTACAAATCATCACTTGACACAATGGTCAATGACTGATGAATGGGTCTCTGAATGAGTCCTAAGTTCCCCCAAGGGTGAAAGGTGGAATTAAGACGATCCTTAATTAGCGGAAGTAGGATGTTAGACTAGATGGAACAGAGTCTGATCTTGCAGGACCTCTTCTTCTGCTCTTCAGAGTGCAAGTACAGCTCTCAAGTGTTCCTCGTTTTCCTCCTAGCACCCTTCAGAGCTGAACTTGATTCTGAAGCTGTTCCTCATGACTTCCTCCAAGTCCCTGCTAGATCTGAGCTGCAGCATGGAAAATAGTATAAGAGACTCAAGGAAGAAGCCACATAGTTAGAGATCAGAGGTTATGGCATAGAGGCACCTACCATTTTTATGGAGGAGTTAAGGATTCAAGGAGGAAAAGGTAGATGAGAATGCAACTTGCCATTCTAAGGTCATTGTTGTATATGAGAGGCAAGAGGTTTCCTGATAAAAGTCTAAAATTCTGCATTCTCCCTGCAGGTGGCAGCCCAACAAAAAGGACTGGAGACAACACAGCGAGCAGAGAGGGAAGTGACACGGATGGCCATCGCTATGGTGGTGGCCTTTCTCATTTGCTGGCTGCCTTATGCCAGTTTTGCCATGGTGATCGCCATCAACAAAGATCTCTTCATCCAGCCGGCACTGGTTTCTCTACCATCATACTTCTGTAAGACAGCCACAGTGTACAACCCCATCATTTACGTCTTCATGAATAAGAAGGTAAGTGTCTTCG
The DNA window shown above is from Tiliqua scincoides isolate rTilSci1 chromosome 8, rTilSci1.hap2, whole genome shotgun sequence and carries:
- the LOC136658364 gene encoding pinopsin-like, with amino-acid sequence MQASDASQFNMKNGTPGPFDGPQWPYLAPRSIYTSVAVLMGTLVISASVVNGLVIVVSIRYKKLRLPLNYILVNLAVADLLVTIFGSTISFANNVNGFFIFGQTACKFEGFMVSLTGIVGLWSLTIVAFERYLVVCKPVGDFRFQQSHAVIGCIFTWTWSLVWTVPPLLGWSSYIPEGLKTSCAPNWYSGGSNNNSYILVLFVTCFAMPLSMILFSYANLLMTLRAVAAQQKGLETTQRAEREVTRMAIAMVVAFLICWLPYASFAMVIAINKDLFIQPALVSLPSYFCKTATVYNPIIYVFMNKKFRSCLMHTMSFGRQPLTSQEVTPAVIRLPGSLASAIERSGKKVTPS